Proteins co-encoded in one Pelodiscus sinensis isolate JC-2024 chromosome 7, ASM4963464v1, whole genome shotgun sequence genomic window:
- the ORMDL1 gene encoding ORM1-like protein 1: MNVGVAHSEVNPNTRVMNSRGMWLTYALGVGMLHIVLLSIPFFSVPVAWTLTNVIHNLGMYVFLHAVKGTPFETPDQGKARLLTHWEQLDYGVQFTSSRKFFTISPIILYFLASFYTKYDPAHFILNTASLLSVLIPKLPQLHGVRIFGINKY, from the exons ATGAACGTAGGAGTTGCCCATAGTGAGGTAAATCCAAACACCAGGGTGATGAACAGTCGTGGAATGTGGCTAACTTATGCACTTGGAGTTGGTATGCTTCATATTGTCTTGCTCAGCATTCCCTTCTTCAGTGTTCCTGTTGCATGGACCTTAACAAATGTGATTCACAATCTG GGAATGTATGTATTTTTACATGCAGTAAAGGGAACTCCTTTTGAAACACCTGACCAGGGGAAAGCCAGGCTGCTAACACACTGGGAGCAACTAGACTATGGAGTACAATTTACATCCTCACGAAAATTCTTCACGATCTCTCCAATAATTCT GTATTTCCTGGCAAGCTTCTATACCAAGTATGATCCGGCACACTTCATCCTAAACACAGCTTCTCTCTTGAGCGTGCTTATCCCCAAGTTGCCACAGCTTCATGGTGTAAGAATCTTTGGCATCAATAAATACTAA